The Syngnathus scovelli strain Florida chromosome 11, RoL_Ssco_1.2, whole genome shotgun sequence region CAGAACACTAAAGCCAATGTTGTCTTCACCATTGTTACCGTGAACGACACAGCCGATCACCTCATGTAAGACTCCACTGTGGCTATGGAGACGTCTAGTATCATTGTGCTTATCTTGCGCATTAAACCAATGCAGACAGAAAAACTTTTAGGTTTGAATTATCATCGTCAAACTTTGTTGATTTACAGGACGTGGTTGAGTGCGCCAAGgctaaaaaacatcaaatacaaACTGGTTCTCTTCAAGCCTGAGCTGCTGGTTGGCAAGATAGCAAAAAAAACTCCAACTCTGGAGgctacaaaaccagtgaggaaaCTTTTTGTTCATTTAGAGTACTGAGCATATTGACCTAAAGTTTATTCCTTGCAAGTTTTACTCATCTGGTCTATTTTTCCAGCTGACATTTGCCAGATATTATCTGCCTTTATACCTGCCTGAGGTGGAGAAAGCCATTTATCTGGATGATGATATTATTgtgcaaggtaaaaaaaaaaaaaactccacgcCAGCATACACCATTTTAATCTAAGCCTGATTGTctttactgaaaaaaaaagttcattttccttttttgctCAGGGGATATTAAAGAGCTTTATGACACAAATTTAAAACCTGGACATGCAGCGGCCTTCTCCGATGACTGCGATTCAGCATCCGCTAAGGGCATTATTCGGGGGGCTGGAACTCAGGTAAAAAGTACTGGCCTTTTCCCTTCCATACCAACacgttacatatatatatatatatttgcttTCTTTCAATAGAATAACTACATGGGGTTCCTGGATTTTAAAAAGGAGGCTATTAAACAACTGGGGATGAGAGCCAACACATGCTCATTCAACCCGGGAGTCATCGTTGCCAACCTGACTGAGTGGAAGAACTTGAACATCACTAGTCAGCTGGAGCACTGGATGGAGCTCAACACGCAGTCAGTCATTCGTGCTGCACAAATGTGGCCGTCTTGTTTCTGTGCATTGAACGTACCTGCATCACTTTTCTTCCCCCAGGGACGATCTGTACAGCAAGACGTTAGCCGAGAGTATCACCACGCCCCCGCTTCTCATAGTTTTTTACAAGCGTCACTCTGCGCTTGATCCCATGTGGCATGTTAGGCACCTTGGTAAGTGGCTACAGTGAAGCTCATAATTATTCATACCCTGGAGACATTTTGATGACTTGTTTTAGCTGGAAATTATGCAAATGTGGCAAGATACtttttataaaaataataatgcataTCATTGATACAGTATATTTCAACTGTGACTTTTCTTGAAGGTACTACCGGTGCCGGAAACCGCTATTCGCCGCAGTTTGTCAAAGCAGCTAAACTCCTTCACTGGAATGGACACTATAAGCCATGGGGCAGGATGTCCGCCTTCACTGACGTATGGGACAGGTGGTTCATTCCAGACCCCTTGGAAAAGTTTCATCCTGTACGAAGACACACAGTGGACTAATAAAACTGAAAATGTGTGAAATGCAGCTATCTGAGCATGTCGAGTCAGTCCAGCCAGCAGGAACATGCCTCTCAGGACCACCCATGAGAAAACCTCCCACTCAATTCTCATTGTACCATTGAGTTTTGTTAGTCATTTTCCTGAACAGTATTTGGGgaatacttttaaaatcacaCCTGCTTTAGTTCAGATGAACATATGGATGTCCTAAAGTTAGCTTATTGAAATCCTGGTGGCCATTTGAAAAATGACACACCAACTGTGTTGTCATACTTACAAAGCCGATGCCTCGTTGTCAATGACAAATGCAGCATTTTGCCAAATTTTATAGAGCTCACTTTAAGTCAGAAATGCTGTTACCTCATTTCAATACTTCCTGTGGAAAATGTATTGTCACTATCTTCAAGGTCATTTATAAACTGACCTTTGCCTCTTCTAGTTTCTGTTTTCTATATAATGATTGAACATGTTACAATACAAATTGTGCTGAAATAGCATTTTTTCATGGctagttttttttcctccctgatGTAATATGTAAACCACTAAGCAAACCATTGCCATTCCAGGTTTTATATTGTACATTAAACACATTTTGTAGAACTATTGTATTGAAACTTTGACAAACCTACATGTGGTGTGAATGGTCTCTACAGTATGAAATGTTTACAACTGAAAAGCTGAAATAAAGTTATTGGCCAACAGATTGGAAAGAATTCTGGTTTATAACATCAGTAGCATCTATATACAAAATGTTCATGCAGAGATTCAACTTAAATTGGTTGCATcatgcataaaaataaaaggttAGTATTTTACCATATTTCTCCATCCGTCACACCAGCCAAAAAATTGACAGGGAAAGTTCATTTAAAATAAGTGTTGAAGTCATAGGCATCATCATCGTCTGTTTTCACTGTGGAGGAGCTGTTGTCAATGGCCACCGGCTTGAACTGGacacgttttgttttttctggaaAGACAAAACAAGGTGTTAAGTGGGCGTTGTTCACATAATTATCAATTAGTGAAAAACAAATGTACCTTCAGATAAAACTTTCTCTGGTTCATCTGCCTTTGTCTCAACCGCTATTTGTTCAGACTGTGAGGGGGGAAAACAAATAGTTAAAAGCTAGAAAGAGCACAATTCTCTCAGAGGTTTGTTCACCAGCAGGATCAGAGTTGGATTAGAAGTCTTCATGAGTGAATTCAGACTTATGCTTCTGTCCTCAT contains the following coding sequences:
- the glt8d1 gene encoding glycosyltransferase 8 domain-containing protein 1 — encoded protein: MRKVNVVILVLLAVAFLIIIQRNLLSLSDFLHKEITHTGAILPFEAELSPDLRVDLEREGDEIPVVMTAAEERLGAAVAAMHSIYQNTKANVVFTIVTVNDTADHLMTWLSAPRLKNIKYKLVLFKPELLVGKIAKKTPTLEATKPLTFARYYLPLYLPEVEKAIYLDDDIIVQGDIKELYDTNLKPGHAAAFSDDCDSASAKGIIRGAGTQNNYMGFLDFKKEAIKQLGMRANTCSFNPGVIVANLTEWKNLNITSQLEHWMELNTQDDLYSKTLAESITTPPLLIVFYKRHSALDPMWHVRHLGTTGAGNRYSPQFVKAAKLLHWNGHYKPWGRMSAFTDVWDRWFIPDPLEKFHPVRRHTVD